CAGATCCTCAGCGTCACTCTCTTCGAGAAAACCTCACTCGAACAGGCCTTTTCAGCCCCCGATTACACTATCCCCGTCCGCCCCGCTCCTAACCAGTTGCAACTGTTCGACTTGTAAGCCGGACAGTAGTGGGGGGAGGGTTGGGTGAGGCGGAACGTTCGGCGCGGAGAGCGGAGAGTTGCGCTCGCGCTGAGTTTTCCGCGTTTCGGGCGGGAGGCAGCGGGCCATCGGCGCTGGAGCGGCCCGCACATCAACCTGCCGCGCGTCTGTTGACGGGGTGTGGGGCGGGCGGGCAGCAAGGGGCCGCGGAAAAGGCGCGGCCACCGGACCATCGTGCGGGAGCAGAGGCCGCAAACTGCGCGCGGCAGGTATCGGGGCGGCTGGGTGCCGTGGCTGGCCCGCACACCCGTGTGGCGGAAGATGGGATGTGTCGATCGGGATGGGCGGATGCCCGATCGTGAGCGGGGAAGTCGATCAGCCTGGCCGCGCGCGGTCCTCGGCGACGAGCCGCGCGAACCCCGTGTTGGATTCATCAAGCCAGACGATGCACTCCTCCGGGTTCACGTCGATCCCGCGCTGGACGTGCGGGATGAACACGTCCGGCACCCAGGAAATCAGCTGCTCCCGCTGGTACTCCGGCGCTTCCAGGTCCGTGACCATGGCCACCCACGTATCCCACGGCGGCGCGTTGCATACGTCAAAGAACCCGCCGGATTCCGCCTCCGCGGCGCCATCGGAGAGTTCGGCGTCGGGATAGTAGACGAGCAGGCGCCCGCGCGTCAGATCCGGCTCGGGGGGCAGGGAGAGCCGGCGACGCGGTCCATACGCCATGGTACGCACCGCCGCGGCATAGCTGCTCTCCAGCGTTCGGGGACGGTGGTCAGGCGAACGCAGGCAATCGTGCGGATTGGCGGGATCCGCGAGCGGCTGGCAGATGGCGATTGTTCGCGCGAGCAGGTCCCAGAACGGCTGCAATCCGCCGGAGATGTCGGGTTCGCAGATAAGCGGCGGCTCGCGGTGCAGCGGCACTGCCGGCCGAGGCGGAGGCGGAGGCGGGGGTGGAGACGGGGCTCTCCGGAACGGATTCCAGATCACGGCCGGTCCGCGACATCATCCGCACCCGGGCGGACCGTCATGACGCCTTCTTGTTGCGCATGGCGTTGAGGACGGTCACGCCGCTGTCGGGCTGCAGGAATCGCTGGTACTCGGGCGATTCGGCGCCGTAGAGGGCGATGCGGCCCTGCTCATCGTAGTGCACGCCCCAGCCGTACTTCTTGGGGAGCATGGACGCGCGCAGGCACGGGTGCGGCTTGCTGAACAGCTCCGCGCGGATCTCGCCCGCGCGCGCCGCCAGTTCATCGTCGGCGATCTGCTTGTGGCGGACGTGAACCTCGTAGATCACGTCATCGCCCGTGTAGCGGTACGGCGCGGAGGAAAGCAGCTCGTACTGGAGGAGCGGGACGGTCTTCTGCCCCGCGCGCGGCTCCGGAACCACGCTGTGCTCCACCGGGCAG
This portion of the Longimicrobium terrae genome encodes:
- a CDS encoding DUF6157 family protein, with protein sequence MSYTNTFIRISPDCPVEHSVVPEPRAGQKTVPLLQYELLSSAPYRYTGDDVIYEVHVRHKQIADDELAARAGEIRAELFSKPHPCLRASMLPKKYGWGVHYDEQGRIALYGAESPEYQRFLQPDSGVTVLNAMRNKKAS